Proteins encoded by one window of Enterococcus saccharolyticus subsp. saccharolyticus:
- the der gene encoding ribosome biogenesis GTPase Der, with protein sequence MANPTIAIVGRPNVGKSTIFNRIAGERISIVEDTPGVTRDRIYATGEWLGREFSIIDTGGIDLGDEPFMDQIKHQAEIAIEEADVIIFVSSAKEGITDADELVARILYKSNKPVILAINKVDNPEMRAEIYEFYGLGLGEPYPISGSHGLGIGDVLDEAVKHFSTEQEEEDDSVIKFSLIGRPNVGKSSLINAILGEDRVIVSDIEGTTRDAIDTHFMSESGQEFTMIDTAGMRKRGKVYESTEKYSVMRAMRAIERSDVVLMVLNADEGIREQDKRIAGYAHEAGRGMLIVVNKWDLVEKETNTMRDFEEEIRKEFQYLDYAPIIFVSAKTKQRLNKVPELIEQVSMNQNLRIPSALLNDVIMDAVAINPTPTDKGKRLKIFYGTQVAVKPPTFVIFVNEEELMHFSYERFLENQIRKAFTFEGTPIRIIPRRRK encoded by the coding sequence ATGGCAAATCCAACGATAGCGATTGTAGGTCGTCCGAATGTCGGAAAATCTACAATTTTTAACCGTATTGCTGGTGAACGAATTTCGATTGTAGAAGATACTCCAGGAGTAACACGTGATCGTATTTATGCAACAGGTGAATGGTTAGGTCGAGAGTTTAGTATTATTGATACTGGTGGGATTGATTTGGGTGATGAACCCTTTATGGATCAAATCAAGCACCAAGCGGAAATCGCAATTGAAGAAGCAGATGTTATCATTTTTGTTTCAAGTGCAAAAGAAGGGATTACAGATGCAGATGAACTAGTGGCACGTATCTTGTATAAGAGCAACAAACCAGTGATTCTAGCAATTAATAAAGTAGATAACCCTGAAATGCGTGCAGAAATTTATGAATTTTATGGTTTAGGATTGGGTGAACCTTATCCAATTTCTGGGAGCCATGGTTTAGGAATCGGAGACGTATTAGATGAAGCAGTAAAACATTTTAGTACCGAGCAAGAAGAGGAAGATGATTCTGTCATCAAATTCAGCTTAATTGGTCGCCCGAATGTTGGAAAATCTTCTTTAATTAATGCGATTTTAGGTGAAGATCGTGTGATTGTTTCAGATATTGAAGGAACAACACGTGATGCGATTGACACGCATTTTATGAGTGAAAGCGGACAAGAATTCACGATGATTGATACAGCAGGAATGCGTAAACGCGGGAAAGTGTATGAAAGTACCGAAAAATATAGTGTGATGCGTGCGATGCGTGCGATTGAACGCTCAGATGTCGTCTTGATGGTCTTGAACGCAGACGAAGGTATTCGCGAGCAAGATAAACGTATTGCAGGATATGCGCATGAAGCAGGACGCGGTATGCTGATTGTGGTAAACAAATGGGATTTAGTGGAAAAAGAAACCAATACCATGCGTGATTTTGAAGAAGAAATTCGTAAAGAGTTCCAATATTTAGATTATGCACCAATTATTTTTGTTTCAGCGAAAACGAAACAACGTTTGAATAAAGTACCTGAGTTAATCGAACAAGTTAGCATGAATCAAAACTTACGTATCCCTTCTGCATTATTAAATGATGTAATTATGGATGCTGTAGCAATCAACCCTACACCTACAGATAAAGGCAAACGTTTGAAAATCTTCTATGGTACACAAGTTGCAGTTAAACCACCAACTTTTGTTATTTTTGTAAACGAAGAAGAATTGATGCATTTTTCATATGAACGTTTCTTAGAAAACCAAATTCGTAAGGCTTTCACGTTTGAAGGAACGCCAATCCGAATTATTCCAAGAAGAAGAAAATAA
- a CDS encoding HU family DNA-binding protein, whose product MANKAELIEKVAEATDLTKKDATAAVDAVFSTIQEALANGEKVQLIGFGNFEVRSRAERKGRNPQTGEEIKIPASKVPAFKPGKALKDAVK is encoded by the coding sequence ATGGCAAACAAAGCAGAATTAATCGAAAAAGTTGCAGAAGCTACTGATTTAACTAAAAAAGACGCAACTGCGGCAGTTGATGCTGTATTTTCAACTATTCAAGAAGCTTTAGCTAACGGTGAAAAAGTTCAATTGATCGGTTTTGGTAACTTCGAAGTACGCTCTCGCGCAGAACGTAAAGGACGTAACCCACAAACTGGTGAAGAAATCAAAATCCCTGCAAGCAAAGTACCTGCATTCAAACCAGGTAAAGCTCTTAAAGACGCAGTTAAATAA
- the cas6 gene encoding CRISPR-associated endoribonuclease Cas6 translates to MRIKLVMDVPSKVLPIDYRRKIMMMIKMSLSEIDKELFHDLFSSNQMKHYTFSVFLPNAKFVQNKVYLKNKSQLLVNFSTNDAEILLHFYNVFQALKNKVIDWGDETGEVKVVQVNTVSTPKINEKTVICRTLSPIICRDHNRETRKDWFFDYRDKEFQEILRRNLKIKLTNKLGPHVVYDIDKLVIEPLAMKQTVVSHYEKKINVSIGRLKLSGEPYLLEELISNGLGSMCGSGFGLLEKI, encoded by the coding sequence GTGCGCATTAAACTTGTAATGGATGTTCCAAGTAAAGTTTTACCTATTGACTATCGTCGTAAAATCATGATGATGATTAAAATGTCATTATCTGAAATTGATAAAGAACTGTTCCATGATTTGTTTAGTTCAAATCAAATGAAGCATTATACATTTTCTGTTTTTTTGCCAAACGCTAAATTCGTACAGAATAAAGTTTATCTTAAAAATAAGTCACAGCTCTTAGTGAATTTTTCAACGAATGATGCAGAGATATTACTACATTTTTACAATGTATTTCAGGCATTAAAGAATAAAGTGATTGATTGGGGAGACGAAACGGGAGAGGTAAAAGTGGTTCAAGTGAACACAGTATCTACACCAAAAATAAATGAAAAGACCGTAATTTGTCGTACATTATCTCCTATTATATGTAGAGACCATAACAGAGAAACCCGAAAAGACTGGTTCTTTGATTATCGCGATAAAGAGTTTCAAGAAATACTAAGAAGAAATTTAAAAATTAAATTAACTAATAAACTAGGCCCACACGTCGTATATGATATTGACAAGTTAGTAATTGAACCACTAGCAATGAAACAAACAGTAGTTAGTCATTATGAAAAGAAAATTAATGTATCTATTGGAAGGTTGAAATTATCTGGGGAACCCTATCTATTGGAAGAATTAATATCTAATGGACTAGGTTCTATGTGTGGTAGTGGCTTTGGTTTGTTGGAAAAAATTTAG
- the cas8a1 gene encoding type I-B CRISPR-associated protein Cas8b1/Cst1, with the protein MSDQINVYLNEWNKNAAILGFINIVGDKNVKQNKDGIIFSESMLDNFSTKYFDYFINIYEKSLSYYKIVSYRKQIEYFEQTNFENFTEDSLNHLNSYIRDTVKYYLKSSSYKAAYPFIKLNYDIERAGKELTVVSILKTKDKFADKKNEVITEVKDRFQKLTKIIDYITSDDGRKYLAAKNVIYTVINKGWDGVAFLNTGNSKKDSYIEFEKYFVQPLKEYLGVDKSKYKFSCCSCQQPIKSLKNDTLSFLQKTGYDVARKNAHAWEFQNDLAICPLCKLLYACLPAGMTYVGNQGIFVNANSSLDVLKRTNNLIKQEVHVLNKETSLNLNTYGALIRSLNEKEERGYEYELEDVQVIRYQNETYRFNILSKNIISVIVNSKRELELLRRTTFSSNKERFYIYQLVLERLFNSQNLFSLIHQLIVLKVTNRSDLYYQSIHIRNLIKINQKFLEGGINAMTELDKNIVNRVWYVSQLFKKGYNNPRKVAGISHKLLNALRANDRDTFMDIILNCYAYMNQAVPIEFKYIFRDRETFKTIGYSFVSGIIGPVETKNSGVENDGE; encoded by the coding sequence ATGAGTGACCAAATTAATGTATATTTAAACGAATGGAATAAAAATGCTGCTATCTTAGGTTTTATAAATATTGTAGGAGATAAAAATGTTAAACAAAATAAGGATGGAATTATATTTTCTGAATCTATGTTAGACAATTTTTCGACTAAATATTTCGATTATTTCATTAATATCTATGAAAAAAGTTTATCTTATTACAAAATAGTATCTTACAGAAAACAAATAGAATACTTTGAACAGACAAATTTTGAGAATTTTACAGAAGATAGTCTCAATCATTTAAATAGTTATATTCGTGATACAGTAAAATATTATTTGAAAAGTAGTAGTTATAAGGCAGCATATCCTTTTATTAAATTAAATTATGATATTGAACGAGCTGGTAAAGAATTAACTGTTGTATCTATTTTAAAAACCAAAGATAAATTTGCTGATAAAAAGAATGAAGTCATTACTGAAGTAAAAGATAGGTTTCAAAAATTAACAAAAATTATTGATTATATTACTAGTGATGATGGTAGAAAATATCTTGCTGCTAAAAATGTTATCTATACAGTAATTAACAAAGGGTGGGACGGTGTAGCTTTTTTAAATACCGGAAATTCAAAAAAGGATAGTTATATTGAATTTGAAAAATATTTTGTTCAACCCTTGAAAGAATATTTAGGAGTTGATAAAAGTAAATATAAATTTTCGTGTTGTTCATGCCAGCAGCCTATCAAAAGTTTGAAAAATGATACCTTATCTTTTTTACAAAAGACTGGTTATGATGTTGCAAGAAAAAATGCTCATGCGTGGGAATTTCAAAATGATTTAGCTATTTGTCCACTATGCAAATTGTTATATGCTTGTTTACCTGCAGGAATGACGTATGTGGGGAATCAAGGGATATTTGTCAATGCAAATTCAAGTTTGGATGTTTTGAAAAGAACTAATAATCTAATTAAACAAGAAGTACATGTTCTCAATAAAGAAACATCTTTGAATTTAAATACTTATGGTGCTTTGATTCGTTCATTAAATGAGAAGGAAGAACGAGGATATGAATATGAGTTAGAAGATGTACAAGTAATTCGCTATCAAAATGAAACGTATCGTTTTAATATTCTTTCTAAAAATATCATAAGTGTTATCGTTAATAGTAAGAGAGAATTAGAATTATTACGTAGAACAACTTTTTCAAGTAATAAGGAACGTTTTTACATCTATCAATTAGTTCTTGAACGATTATTTAACAGTCAAAATTTATTCAGTTTAATTCATCAGTTAATTGTTTTAAAAGTGACGAATCGCTCGGATTTATATTATCAATCAATTCATATTAGAAATTTAATTAAAATTAATCAAAAATTCTTAGAAGGAGGAATAAATGCAATGACAGAATTAGATAAAAATATTGTAAATCGTGTATGGTATGTTAGTCAGCTATTCAAAAAAGGTTATAATAATCCGCGTAAAGTAGCAGGGATTTCTCACAAATTATTAAATGCTTTACGAGCAAATGACCGTGATACTTTTATGGATATTATTTTAAATTGTTATGCATATATGAATCAAGCAGTTCCAATCGAATTTAAATATATTTTTAGAGATCGAGAGACTTTTAAAACGATTGGTTATAGCTTTGTATCAGGTATTATTGGACCAGTTGAAACTAAAAATTCGGGGGTAGAAAATGATGGAGAATAA
- the cas7i gene encoding type I-B CRISPR-associated protein Cas7/Cst2/DevR, producing MMENKGLTVTIIFEAESANYGESLGNVASLKKITRGKGEQYTYISRQALRYNIVEQLGEPLTPVKGEGSGDKKVMQFKAETTIAEYPELDFFGYLKTQKGSNGKKRSAKVRLSNAISLDTFKNDTDFLTNKGLADRDNESMNLAQAEIHRSYYRYTLTIDLDQIGIDVVDGIELDNTEKNRRVDKLLGTIEYLYRDIRGRREDLKPLFIIGGVYDVKNPIFQNVVNVEEGIIQLNPIKSVLSKRVIDDTICGIVDDEFKNTEEIKNELFAVNIAESLENIRKKVAEYYESN from the coding sequence ATGATGGAGAATAAAGGATTAACGGTTACAATTATTTTTGAAGCAGAAAGTGCTAATTATGGAGAATCATTAGGGAATGTGGCATCTTTGAAAAAGATTACTCGTGGAAAAGGCGAACAATATACTTATATTTCTCGTCAAGCTCTACGTTATAACATTGTTGAGCAATTAGGTGAACCATTGACTCCTGTAAAAGGCGAGGGTAGTGGGGATAAAAAAGTCATGCAATTTAAGGCAGAAACAACTATTGCTGAGTATCCAGAATTAGATTTCTTTGGTTATTTGAAAACACAAAAAGGTTCTAATGGTAAAAAACGTTCTGCGAAAGTCAGATTATCCAATGCAATTTCTTTAGATACATTCAAAAATGATACCGATTTCTTAACAAACAAAGGGTTAGCTGATCGTGATAATGAGTCAATGAATTTGGCACAAGCAGAAATTCATCGTTCATATTATCGCTATACACTTACGATAGATTTAGATCAGATTGGTATTGATGTAGTAGACGGCATTGAATTGGATAATACAGAAAAAAATCGACGTGTAGACAAATTATTAGGAACCATTGAGTATTTGTATCGAGATATTCGTGGTCGAAGAGAGGATTTAAAACCGTTGTTCATTATTGGTGGTGTTTATGATGTAAAGAATCCAATTTTCCAAAATGTTGTGAATGTAGAAGAAGGGATTATTCAGCTTAATCCAATTAAATCTGTATTAAGCAAACGGGTTATTGATGATACGATTTGCGGAATTGTTGACGATGAATTTAAAAATACAGAGGAAATAAAAAATGAATTGTTTGCGGTAAATATTGCAGAATCCTTAGAGAATATCAGAAAGAAAGTTGCTGAGTATTATGAAAGCAATTAG
- the cas5b gene encoding type I-B CRISPR-associated protein Cas5b gives MKAIRLKLSQDLVNYKKATSTQLKETYPLPPYSTVIGMVHAVCQFTEYQKMDISIQGSYFSKVNDLYTRYEFSNGMKYEEGRHQIKAGEFGVSRGIATAELLVDVHLMLHIVPNNQELISVIEQAFLFPYEYPSLGRREDLVTIDEVKIVELSEVELQNDKDVNQAAYIPKSYFGDIGKHAVKGTRYFISKEYELVDYGTKKKPQVFRKWLPKKEVLYVTKTTIVEDTIIVCDEDGEVVFAS, from the coding sequence ATGAAAGCAATTAGATTAAAATTATCTCAAGATTTAGTTAATTATAAAAAAGCAACAAGCACACAATTAAAAGAGACATATCCACTTCCGCCTTATTCAACAGTCATCGGAATGGTGCATGCGGTATGTCAATTTACTGAATATCAGAAAATGGATATTAGTATTCAAGGAAGCTATTTTTCAAAAGTTAATGATTTATATACACGCTATGAGTTTAGTAATGGAATGAAATATGAAGAAGGGAGACATCAAATTAAAGCTGGTGAGTTTGGTGTTTCACGTGGTATCGCCACTGCCGAATTATTAGTTGATGTTCATTTAATGTTACACATTGTCCCTAATAATCAAGAACTAATATCTGTTATTGAGCAAGCATTTTTATTTCCGTATGAATATCCTTCTTTGGGAAGACGAGAAGACCTTGTAACTATTGATGAAGTAAAAATAGTAGAATTGAGCGAAGTAGAACTTCAAAATGATAAAGATGTTAATCAGGCCGCTTATATTCCCAAATCATACTTTGGTGATATTGGAAAGCATGCAGTAAAGGGGACAAGGTATTTTATTTCTAAAGAATATGAGCTAGTTGATTATGGTACAAAAAAGAAACCGCAAGTATTTCGGAAATGGTTACCGAAAAAAGAAGTATTATATGTTACTAAAACAACAATAGTTGAAGATACTATTATAGTTTGTGATGAAGATGGAGAAGTAGTATTTGCAAGTTAA
- a CDS encoding CRISPR-associated helicase/endonuclease Cas3 — MEGKKFLAKSDGETIIQHTKLLLKNLDILKEIYPDINVNWALLKLACIYHDLGKLNEKFQYKVDKNLRTTAGEVPHGLLSTAFIPAKELIHKGFSKEEVEILAYAIGRHHERDFSKVSIADIKREVSTLDVTDFPYQQLGIDELHIRVLSKKYFEHDVHMSVIQFGDAYFDYVMLKGLLNRLDYAASGHIEVEHPNDFLIDSMGNLGYQWNDLQEYMLTHQKENLVITAQTGLGKTEAGLLWLGNNKGFFTLPIKAAINAIYNRIVTKVVKDTQEQKIGLLHSSIHQEYLRAKDEGIFEELLDVDNYVNRTRQLSLPLTVCTLDQLFDIVFRYPGYEQKIATLSYSKVIIDEIQMYSADLLAYLIYGLKMITDYGGSFAVLTATLPPYITDLMMKEGLRFKQPKEGFVDENLMIRHSVEILHETMNTSKIIRVFSKNKILVICNTIKQAKQMYQQISDEVGTECVHLMHSAFIRRDRTQKEKDILDFAQNGNTDAGIWISTQIVEASLDIDFDILFTELSDLSGLFQRMGRCYRKRPWIPEIGINVYVYDGGSKNCSGIGTVIDKEIYELSKNALLQVSGPLTESEKIKLISQMFTTDKVKTSTFYQSINDHLEFLELLFEGEKTKNEVLNEFRNIHNLSVIPSSIYEENKKIITKLVQLLKIPSKIATSQEKIEKKKGRILLNEYKVDLPMYALKGLEIEELEINDYEKISILISCNYDSNNGIELHKRQKKADIDVEDQFF, encoded by the coding sequence ATGGAAGGGAAAAAATTTTTAGCCAAATCTGATGGAGAAACTATCATTCAACATACGAAGTTACTTTTGAAAAACTTAGATATTTTAAAAGAAATTTATCCTGATATCAATGTAAATTGGGCGTTATTAAAATTGGCTTGCATATATCATGATTTAGGAAAATTAAACGAAAAATTTCAATATAAAGTTGACAAAAATTTACGTACCACAGCTGGAGAAGTTCCACACGGTCTTTTAAGCACAGCTTTTATTCCTGCAAAAGAATTGATTCATAAAGGATTTAGTAAAGAAGAAGTGGAAATTTTAGCTTATGCCATTGGAAGACATCATGAGCGGGATTTTAGTAAGGTGAGTATAGCGGATATCAAACGAGAAGTAAGTACTTTAGATGTTACTGATTTCCCATATCAACAATTGGGAATTGATGAATTGCATATACGAGTGTTATCTAAAAAATATTTTGAACATGATGTTCACATGTCAGTTATTCAATTTGGTGATGCGTACTTTGATTATGTTATGTTAAAAGGATTGCTTAATCGATTAGACTATGCAGCAAGTGGTCATATAGAAGTGGAACATCCTAATGATTTTCTTATAGATTCGATGGGGAATTTAGGGTATCAATGGAATGATTTACAGGAATATATGTTAACACATCAAAAGGAAAATCTTGTGATTACTGCACAAACTGGTTTAGGAAAAACTGAAGCAGGACTACTATGGTTAGGTAATAATAAAGGTTTTTTTACTTTACCAATTAAAGCTGCTATTAATGCTATATACAATCGAATAGTAACAAAAGTTGTTAAAGATACACAAGAACAAAAAATAGGTTTATTACATTCTAGTATTCATCAAGAATATTTACGAGCCAAAGATGAGGGCATTTTTGAAGAGTTATTAGATGTAGATAATTATGTAAATAGAACAAGACAATTATCATTGCCATTAACAGTGTGTACACTAGATCAATTGTTTGATATAGTTTTTCGCTATCCAGGGTATGAGCAAAAAATTGCTACATTGTCGTATTCCAAAGTAATCATTGATGAAATTCAAATGTATTCTGCTGATTTATTGGCTTATTTGATTTATGGTTTGAAAATGATTACAGATTATGGTGGAAGTTTTGCTGTTTTAACAGCGACACTTCCACCATATATTACAGATCTAATGATGAAAGAAGGATTACGTTTTAAGCAACCTAAAGAAGGTTTTGTAGATGAAAATTTAATGATTCGCCATAGTGTAGAGATTTTACATGAGACAATGAATACTTCAAAAATAATTCGAGTATTTTCTAAAAATAAAATTCTAGTTATTTGTAATACGATAAAGCAAGCAAAACAAATGTATCAACAAATTTCGGATGAAGTAGGAACAGAATGTGTACACTTAATGCATAGTGCGTTTATTCGTAGAGATCGTACGCAAAAAGAAAAAGATATTCTTGATTTTGCCCAAAATGGAAATACAGATGCAGGTATTTGGATTTCCACGCAAATTGTGGAAGCCTCCCTAGATATTGATTTTGATATCTTATTTACAGAACTTTCTGATTTGAGTGGGTTATTTCAGCGAATGGGTAGATGTTATCGTAAAAGACCATGGATTCCAGAAATAGGTATAAATGTCTATGTATATGATGGAGGAAGTAAAAATTGTTCAGGAATTGGAACGGTCATTGACAAAGAAATTTATGAACTGTCTAAAAATGCATTACTACAAGTTTCTGGTCCATTAACAGAATCAGAAAAAATAAAATTGATTTCTCAAATGTTTACAACTGATAAAGTCAAGACATCAACTTTTTATCAGTCGATTAATGATCACTTAGAATTCTTAGAGTTATTATTTGAAGGAGAAAAAACCAAAAATGAGGTGTTGAATGAATTTCGGAACATCCATAATTTGAGTGTAATACCTTCAAGCATTTATGAAGAAAACAAAAAAATAATTACAAAGCTTGTTCAACTTTTAAAAATTCCAAGCAAAATAGCAACATCTCAAGAAAAAATAGAAAAGAAAAAAGGACGTATTCTATTAAATGAATACAAAGTAGATTTACCTATGTATGCACTCAAAGGTTTAGAAATAGAAGAGCTGGAAATAAATGATTATGAAAAAATAAGTATTTTAATCAGTTGCAATTATGATAGTAACAATGGAATAGAATTGCATAAAAGACAGAAAAAAGCAGATATTGACGTGGAAGATCAATTTTTCTAG
- the cas4 gene encoding CRISPR-associated protein Cas4 produces MKITGTMINYYFVCHRKLWLHVHRLSFEEQHENVQLGKLLDQSSYTREKKQIMIDETVNIDFLQDWKIIHEVKKSKSMEESAEWQVRYYISYLRKKGIAVERGILDYPLLKKRKEILLNDEEEEKLKDILLDIEYISNQENAPATINKKWCKKCAFYEYCFS; encoded by the coding sequence ATGAAAATTACAGGTACAATGATTAATTATTATTTTGTTTGTCATAGAAAACTATGGTTGCATGTTCATCGTCTATCTTTTGAAGAACAACATGAGAATGTTCAATTGGGTAAATTATTGGATCAATCAAGTTACACCAGAGAAAAAAAGCAAATTATGATTGACGAAACAGTGAATATTGATTTCTTACAAGATTGGAAAATTATTCATGAAGTTAAAAAAAGTAAATCAATGGAAGAATCTGCAGAATGGCAAGTTCGATACTATATTTCTTATTTACGTAAGAAAGGAATAGCTGTTGAACGAGGAATCTTAGATTATCCTTTATTAAAAAAACGCAAGGAAATATTATTGAATGATGAAGAAGAGGAGAAATTAAAAGATATATTATTAGATATTGAATATATAAGTAACCAAGAAAATGCACCCGCTACAATAAATAAAAAATGGTGTAAGAAGTGTGCATTTTATGAATATTGTTTTTCTTAA
- the cas1b gene encoding type I-B CRISPR-associated endonuclease Cas1b: MVESYYLFSSGELKRKDNVVRMTAPDGRFKDIKIEMTRDIYLFGETSMNTKCLNFLSTNKIPMHLFNYYGYYTGSFYPKEVNISGNLLIRQVEHYTDETRRLIIAKEIIYSASYNIYRNVRYYHQRGKDLETQLDQLKALRKLISRAKNIQELMGIEGNIHQVYYTCWAIVVNQKIDFQKRVKRPPDNMINTLISFLNSLVYTSCLSEIYVSQLNPTISYLHSASDRRFSLSLDIAEIFKPILVDRLIFSLLNKKVISESDFDTESNFCYLKKNAQQKILKAYNERLEKTIKHRELKRHISYRHLMRLECYKLIKHLMNDKNYEGFKIWW, encoded by the coding sequence ATGGTGGAAAGTTATTATTTATTTAGCAGTGGAGAATTAAAAAGGAAAGACAACGTTGTGAGAATGACTGCACCAGATGGACGTTTCAAGGATATAAAGATAGAAATGACTAGAGATATTTATTTGTTTGGTGAAACAAGTATGAATACTAAATGTTTGAACTTTCTTTCTACAAACAAAATTCCCATGCATCTTTTTAATTATTATGGTTATTATACAGGAAGTTTCTATCCGAAAGAAGTTAATATATCGGGTAACTTGTTGATTCGTCAAGTAGAACATTACACTGATGAAACACGTCGACTGATTATTGCTAAAGAAATTATTTATTCTGCAAGTTATAATATTTATCGCAATGTGCGTTATTATCATCAAAGAGGGAAAGACTTAGAAACACAGTTGGATCAACTAAAAGCGTTGAGAAAACTGATTAGTCGTGCAAAAAATATTCAAGAATTGATGGGAATTGAAGGAAATATCCATCAGGTTTATTATACATGTTGGGCAATTGTTGTAAATCAAAAAATAGATTTTCAAAAACGTGTAAAGCGACCACCGGATAATATGATTAATACTTTGATTTCGTTCTTGAATTCTCTTGTTTATACTAGTTGTCTTTCTGAAATTTATGTCTCTCAACTCAATCCGACAATCAGTTATTTGCATAGTGCAAGTGATAGAAGATTTTCATTGTCGTTAGATATTGCAGAAATTTTTAAACCGATATTGGTAGATCGATTAATATTTTCGTTATTGAATAAAAAAGTTATTTCTGAATCAGATTTTGATACAGAATCTAATTTTTGTTATCTAAAAAAAAATGCACAACAAAAAATTTTAAAAGCATATAATGAACGGTTAGAAAAAACAATTAAACATAGAGAATTAAAACGACATATATCTTATCGTCACTTAATGCGTTTAGAATGTTATAAACTAATTAAACATTTAATGAATGATAAAAATTATGAAGGGTTTAAAATATGGTGGTAA
- the cas2 gene encoding CRISPR-associated endonuclease Cas2, producing the protein MYIILIYDISTEGSGARISRNVFKICKKYLTHVQKSVFEGELTQSKLKKLQIELSEFIRDDMDSVVVFNSTQRRWLKKDFWGMNEEEKTSTFF; encoded by the coding sequence ATGTATATTATTTTAATATATGATATTTCTACTGAGGGTTCTGGTGCAAGAATTTCTAGAAATGTTTTTAAAATTTGCAAGAAATATCTAACTCATGTTCAAAAATCTGTTTTTGAAGGAGAATTAACTCAAAGTAAATTAAAGAAGTTACAAATAGAGCTATCTGAATTTATTCGCGATGATATGGATTCTGTAGTTGTTTTCAATAGTACTCAACGCAGATGGTTGAAAAAAGACTTTTGGGGAATGAATGAAGAAGAAAAAACTTCTACATTTTTCTAG